In Edaphobacter paludis, a single window of DNA contains:
- a CDS encoding polysaccharide biosynthesis protein, which translates to MISPPKIDLDAPDWYAYLHRDPPLELELRRERSRALLAGRRVLVTGAGGCIGSALSRWIAQSGVDELVLLDSSEGALYEIQQALPDLKIAPRRIPVLASVCDPVAVTRLFEQHRPEVVFHVAAFKHVPLMERNPFAAIANNAFGTEIVADAAAKYGSEQMLMVSTDKAVAPTSIMGASKRIAELILLAPRRNAIVMKVVRLGNVLGSSGSVVPLFQRQIAQGGPVTVSHPDVRRYFMTLAEAVDTLLAALSSGSPSGLQVPELGKPIRILDLAKFLIGQNEVPIVFTELRSGDKMEESLISSRESYQEVSSRPLRAVNTPTLSPDELSTSLNALRVALQQQDLSSLLQAVQRMVPDYRPSLGLRTDSSLMVNA; encoded by the coding sequence TTGATTTCACCCCCAAAGATCGATCTCGATGCCCCGGACTGGTATGCATATCTCCACCGGGACCCTCCGCTGGAGCTGGAACTTCGGCGCGAACGATCTCGTGCCCTGCTGGCGGGAAGGCGAGTACTGGTAACTGGAGCCGGTGGGTGTATTGGTTCGGCACTGTCGCGATGGATCGCTCAGTCTGGCGTGGATGAGTTGGTTCTGCTCGACAGCTCCGAAGGCGCTCTCTACGAAATTCAGCAGGCTCTCCCTGACCTGAAAATTGCTCCGCGGCGCATCCCCGTCCTGGCCAGCGTCTGCGACCCCGTCGCGGTCACTCGACTTTTCGAGCAGCACCGGCCCGAAGTTGTCTTCCACGTCGCCGCTTTTAAGCACGTGCCATTGATGGAGAGGAATCCATTTGCCGCTATTGCGAACAACGCGTTCGGCACAGAGATCGTTGCGGATGCTGCGGCGAAATACGGCAGCGAACAGATGCTGATGGTCTCGACTGACAAGGCGGTCGCTCCCACCAGCATCATGGGAGCGTCGAAACGGATCGCTGAACTCATCCTTCTCGCTCCGCGCAGGAATGCCATCGTCATGAAGGTGGTACGTCTTGGCAACGTGCTCGGCTCTTCGGGCAGCGTAGTTCCACTTTTTCAGCGGCAGATCGCGCAGGGCGGTCCGGTCACTGTCTCGCATCCGGACGTACGCCGCTATTTCATGACGCTCGCGGAGGCGGTGGACACGTTACTCGCTGCGCTGTCTTCCGGGTCGCCTTCAGGCTTACAGGTGCCTGAGTTGGGGAAACCAATCCGTATTCTCGATCTCGCGAAGTTCTTGATCGGACAGAATGAAGTCCCGATCGTTTTCACAGAACTTCGTTCGGGAGATAAGATGGAAGAATCTCTCATTTCATCGCGTGAGTCGTACCAGGAGGTCTCGAGCCGCCCACTGCGCGCCGTCAATACCCCGACACTCTCGCCCGACGAGCTGTCAACGTCCCTAAATGCTCTTCGAGTGGCTTTACAGCAGCAAGACCTGTCCTCGCTGCTACAAGCGGTGCAGCGCATGGTACCGGACTATCGCCCAAGCCTGGGTCTCCGCACGGATTCGAGTCTAATGGTGAATGCATGA
- a CDS encoding 30S ribosomal protein S1, whose amino-acid sequence MSNPDVSAAESTIENNESFDKILSQYEQSHSHRVGEDGRQLEGTVIAVSAESVFVDIGFKTEGILPLTLFQNANETVEVGTKLLVTVKGRDAEGYYELSRQRVERPKDWTSLEKAFADKAIIVGTVTGVVKGGLSVDVGSRAFMPGSRSGARDAAEMEKLVGQEITCRIIKLDVAEEDVVVDHRSVAEEEERSTKEQRYAEIKEGDTALGTVRSLADYGAFVDIGGVDGLLHISDIAWGRVNKPTDVLSAGQQVEVKVLKIDATSKKISLGMKQLLPHPWDAVEGKYVAGERVRGTVTRATDFGAFVELEPGVEGMVHLSEMSWAKKVHKPSDMLKPGETVEVMILGVNVAERRMSLGLKQTLGDPWAEAQEKFAVGSTVEGPVVSLTKFGAFVQLVEGIEGMIHVSEISAEKRVERPQDVLRVGQVVQAKVLDIDKEKRQIKLSMKQLVPTGLDEYIAEHKEGDVVTGRLIEVSGDNATVELGEGIRSKCRMVAAAAKEEQPAAAGQLDLSAFSSMLKERWKSGAVSAAKTDEVRAGQIRSFKITKLDLDAKTIEVQLV is encoded by the coding sequence ATGTCCAATCCAGATGTTTCGGCAGCAGAATCAACCATCGAAAACAACGAGTCATTCGACAAGATTCTTTCGCAGTATGAGCAGAGCCATTCGCACCGGGTGGGCGAGGACGGCAGGCAGCTTGAAGGAACGGTCATCGCCGTCTCGGCTGAATCGGTGTTTGTCGATATTGGCTTTAAAACCGAAGGCATTTTGCCGCTGACTTTGTTTCAGAACGCCAATGAGACGGTCGAGGTAGGGACGAAGCTGCTGGTGACGGTGAAGGGGCGCGATGCCGAGGGCTACTACGAGCTTTCGCGGCAGCGGGTGGAGCGTCCGAAGGACTGGACCTCGTTGGAGAAGGCGTTTGCCGACAAGGCGATCATCGTGGGTACTGTCACGGGTGTAGTTAAGGGTGGACTTTCCGTGGATGTGGGCTCGCGGGCGTTTATGCCGGGCTCGCGTAGCGGAGCGCGTGATGCCGCGGAGATGGAGAAGCTGGTCGGGCAGGAGATTACCTGCCGGATCATCAAGCTGGATGTGGCCGAAGAAGATGTGGTGGTCGACCATCGCTCGGTTGCTGAAGAGGAAGAGCGCTCGACGAAGGAACAGCGGTATGCCGAGATTAAGGAAGGCGACACCGCGCTGGGGACGGTGCGCAGCCTTGCGGATTATGGAGCGTTTGTCGACATCGGCGGAGTCGATGGGCTGCTGCACATCAGCGACATTGCGTGGGGACGCGTGAACAAGCCTACGGATGTGCTTTCTGCGGGGCAACAGGTTGAAGTGAAGGTCTTGAAGATCGATGCAACGAGCAAGAAGATCTCGCTTGGAATGAAACAGCTTCTGCCGCATCCGTGGGACGCGGTGGAAGGGAAGTATGTTGCGGGAGAGCGGGTTCGCGGTACGGTAACGCGGGCGACGGACTTTGGCGCCTTTGTCGAACTGGAGCCCGGAGTTGAGGGGATGGTTCATCTCTCCGAGATGTCGTGGGCGAAGAAGGTTCACAAACCGAGCGACATGCTGAAGCCGGGTGAGACAGTCGAGGTGATGATTCTTGGCGTCAACGTAGCTGAGCGGCGCATGTCGCTCGGGCTGAAGCAGACGCTCGGCGATCCTTGGGCCGAGGCGCAGGAGAAGTTTGCAGTTGGCTCGACGGTGGAAGGGCCGGTCGTCAGCCTCACCAAGTTTGGCGCATTTGTGCAGCTTGTCGAGGGTATTGAAGGCATGATTCATGTCAGCGAGATCAGCGCAGAGAAGCGTGTGGAGCGTCCGCAGGATGTGCTGCGGGTGGGCCAGGTGGTGCAGGCTAAGGTGCTCGATATCGACAAGGAGAAGCGACAGATCAAGCTGAGCATGAAGCAGCTTGTGCCGACCGGCCTTGATGAATACATCGCCGAGCATAAGGAAGGCGATGTGGTGACCGGACGGCTGATTGAAGTCTCTGGCGACAATGCGACCGTAGAACTGGGCGAAGGGATTCGCAGCAAGTGCAGGATGGTCGCGGCGGCTGCAAAGGAAGAACAGCCTGCGGCTGCAGGTCAGCTTGATCTTTCGGCGTTCAGCTCGATGTTGAAGGAGCGCTGGAAGAGCGGTGCTGTGAGCGCGGCCAAGACGGATGAAGTCCGCGCAGGACAGATTCGCAGCTTCAAAATTACGAAGCTCGATCTGGATGCAAAGACGATTGAGGTGCAACTAGTTTAG
- a CDS encoding DUF4126 domain-containing protein, translating to MDFSPANITGLVIAASFAAGLNIYVTVLTLGILARTHWVALPAGLDSLGYTWVLVVCAIMFAVEFVADKIPGFDIFWNVLHTAVRVPIAALVAYHASAQLSPQMQIIATGLGAAIALATHSSKTALRAVVTPSPEPVSNIALSSTEDVVAVGLTWFATDHPVVAASIAVASLVVAVLAARALLRAIQRPLRRLFGTPPVDARVVSKPSAKSAETAR from the coding sequence ATGGACTTCTCGCCAGCCAATATTACCGGTCTTGTGATTGCTGCCAGCTTTGCGGCAGGGCTCAATATCTATGTTACGGTGCTTACGCTTGGCATCCTGGCGCGGACGCACTGGGTTGCGCTGCCGGCGGGGCTGGATTCACTAGGCTATACGTGGGTGCTGGTGGTGTGCGCGATCATGTTCGCCGTTGAGTTTGTCGCGGACAAGATTCCCGGCTTCGATATTTTTTGGAATGTGCTGCACACTGCTGTTCGTGTGCCGATTGCGGCGTTGGTTGCCTACCATGCGAGCGCGCAGCTTTCACCGCAGATGCAGATCATCGCTACGGGATTGGGCGCGGCGATTGCACTGGCTACGCATAGCTCGAAGACGGCACTGCGAGCCGTGGTGACTCCTAGCCCTGAGCCTGTGTCGAATATTGCGTTGAGCAGCACGGAAGATGTTGTTGCCGTGGGGCTGACGTGGTTTGCCACAGATCATCCTGTGGTGGCGGCTTCGATTGCGGTGGCCTCGTTGGTGGTGGCTGTGTTGGCGGCGCGGGCGCTTTTACGGGCGATCCAGAGGCCTTTGCGGCGATTGTTCGGGACGCCGCCGGTGGATGCCAGGGTGGTCAGCAAGCCTTCTGCTAAGTCAGCGGAAACCGCACGATAA
- a CDS encoding PaaI family thioesterase gives MKTDPTLNETLHKTLDERASHCFGCGAANQQGLHLAFVIDATHPDAPRATAHVQLTQRHEGPPGYIHGGIVATLLDEAMSKLNRPLKVLAMTRHMEIDYLRPAPLHQPLLLISRHLRREGRKLFHHAELQYPDGSVLARGKGLFIIIDERLLARAGLTQPQI, from the coding sequence ATGAAAACAGACCCAACACTGAATGAGACGTTGCATAAAACGCTGGATGAGCGGGCCAGCCACTGCTTCGGCTGCGGCGCCGCCAATCAGCAAGGACTCCATCTCGCCTTCGTTATCGACGCCACCCACCCTGATGCTCCTAGGGCCACCGCTCACGTCCAACTAACGCAACGGCACGAAGGTCCGCCGGGATACATTCATGGAGGCATCGTGGCCACGCTCCTCGACGAAGCTATGAGCAAGCTCAATCGCCCGCTCAAAGTCCTCGCCATGACCCGCCACATGGAGATCGACTACCTCCGTCCGGCACCTCTCCACCAGCCTTTGCTCCTCATCAGCCGACACCTTCGCCGCGAAGGCCGCAAGCTCTTTCACCACGCCGAACTCCAGTATCCCGACGGCTCCGTGCTCGCTCGCGGTAAGGGCCTCTTCATCATCATCGACGAGAGGCTGCTCGCCCGCGCCGGCCTCACCCAGCCGCAGATCTAA
- a CDS encoding amidase has translation MSDLVLQPAVDLLAMISARKLSPLELAEEHILQIKRLNPQLNALIDFDEQRVRAQASALEKSSAPRGLLHGLPMTIKASIAVAGHRCETGSLFNKGHIPREDAVIVARSTQAGAVILGTTNCPEFLMAYETDNLLYGRTSNPWDLTCTAGGSSGGESAAIAAGLSACGFGSDGGGSVREPAHFTGICALKPTPGRIPAVGHLPPCVGPFSLLGAVGPMARTIADVSLLFNVLSGHADADPTGAPVSLQRYTTEELRRIPIGFFEDDDITPVTPETRQAIQDAVRCLRSQGFRVVPFRPRALEQARKLWWNYFVRCGAMLLNPIFGGKESRLSPTFQEFLTIARQDPPLTGDELLTIWAECDTLRAILLKEMREFPILLMPVCSVPAFRHGEREWNIDGQQVAYLDAMRYTQWFNLLGAPAAVVPVGRSSEGLPIGIQIAGRPYQDEAVLGIAAAIDRDFGYQPPPMARS, from the coding sequence ATGAGCGATCTAGTCCTGCAACCCGCCGTTGATCTGCTGGCGATGATCTCCGCCCGCAAGCTCTCGCCGCTCGAACTTGCCGAAGAACACATCCTCCAGATCAAGCGGCTGAATCCGCAGCTCAATGCCCTTATCGACTTCGATGAGCAACGCGTTCGCGCTCAAGCCAGCGCCCTCGAAAAAAGCTCGGCCCCTCGCGGCCTTCTGCACGGCCTTCCTATGACCATCAAGGCGTCCATCGCCGTAGCAGGTCATCGCTGCGAGACAGGAAGCCTTTTCAACAAGGGACACATCCCCCGCGAGGACGCTGTCATCGTCGCACGCAGCACGCAGGCGGGGGCGGTCATTCTTGGCACCACAAACTGTCCTGAATTCCTGATGGCCTACGAGACGGACAATCTCCTCTACGGCCGCACTTCAAACCCGTGGGACCTCACATGCACCGCAGGAGGCTCCAGCGGCGGCGAATCCGCAGCCATCGCCGCGGGCCTCTCCGCCTGCGGCTTCGGCAGCGACGGCGGAGGCTCCGTGCGCGAACCCGCACACTTCACCGGCATCTGCGCACTCAAGCCAACACCTGGCAGAATTCCAGCAGTCGGACATCTGCCACCTTGTGTCGGCCCGTTTTCGCTGCTCGGTGCGGTTGGCCCCATGGCTCGAACCATCGCTGACGTGTCCTTACTCTTCAATGTCCTCTCTGGGCACGCTGACGCCGACCCCACTGGCGCTCCGGTATCTCTTCAGCGCTACACCACGGAAGAATTGCGACGAATTCCCATAGGCTTCTTCGAAGACGACGACATCACACCCGTAACTCCGGAGACACGTCAGGCTATACAGGATGCAGTCCGTTGCCTGCGCAGCCAGGGTTTCCGCGTTGTGCCGTTCCGCCCTCGTGCACTCGAACAGGCACGCAAACTCTGGTGGAATTATTTTGTGCGTTGCGGAGCCATGCTGCTCAATCCCATCTTTGGAGGCAAAGAATCGCGCCTCAGCCCAACCTTTCAGGAGTTCCTCACCATCGCCCGTCAGGACCCGCCGCTCACCGGCGATGAGCTACTCACCATATGGGCGGAGTGCGACACCCTAAGAGCCATCCTGCTCAAAGAGATGCGCGAGTTTCCCATCCTGCTTATGCCGGTCTGCTCAGTCCCCGCCTTCCGCCACGGCGAACGGGAATGGAATATCGACGGGCAGCAGGTCGCCTATCTCGACGCGATGCGCTACACCCAATGGTTCAACCTGCTCGGCGCACCCGCCGCTGTCGTGCCGGTTGGGCGTTCATCCGAAGGTCTGCCTATAGGCATCCAGATCGCAGGCCGACCTTATCAGGACGAGGCCGTACTCGGCATTGCAGCGGCTATCGATCGCGACTTCGGATACCAGCCCCCACCGATGGCACGCTCCTAA
- the neuC gene encoding UDP-N-acetylglucosamine 2-epimerase, with product MKRTIAVITSSRADYSHLYWPLKDLAAHPEVDMRLIVLAAHLSPAFGNTVNEIEQDGFTIASRIECLLNSDTDVGMAKTLGLAVLGLTDVLAQIHPDLLLLIADRYEMLAPASVALTLRIPVAHIEGGEVSEGAIDDAVRNALTKMAHIHFTSTDKARARVISMGEEPWRVTRAGAPSLDHITRSPLLTRSLLEEALKINLKQAPTVVAYHPVTLLQNTTEEADALFAALAQIKGQIIFCYPNADAGSHSLMQRTHEFIRQHTDAHVFVNLGAVTYWSLLKQAGLLLGNSSSGIMEAASFALPVVNVGLRQYGRERAPNVLDADPNVDSILRKIETAHSAAFRESLRGMANPYGDGHAAERIVRILTTVPLEGLLRKRATSIQS from the coding sequence ATGAAGCGCACAATCGCGGTCATCACAAGTTCGCGTGCCGACTACAGCCATCTCTACTGGCCGCTGAAGGACTTAGCCGCGCATCCCGAGGTAGACATGAGACTGATCGTGCTTGCTGCGCATCTGTCGCCCGCGTTCGGCAACACGGTCAACGAGATCGAACAGGACGGCTTTACCATTGCCTCACGTATTGAGTGCCTTCTGAACTCAGACACTGACGTCGGTATGGCAAAGACGCTGGGACTTGCGGTACTGGGATTGACCGACGTATTAGCGCAGATACATCCTGACCTGCTGCTCCTGATCGCTGACCGCTACGAGATGCTCGCGCCCGCCAGCGTGGCCTTGACCCTGCGTATCCCGGTGGCTCATATCGAAGGCGGAGAGGTCAGCGAAGGCGCCATCGACGATGCTGTCCGCAACGCTCTCACTAAGATGGCTCACATCCACTTCACTTCTACCGATAAGGCGCGCGCACGCGTCATCAGCATGGGCGAAGAGCCGTGGCGAGTGACCCGCGCAGGCGCGCCTTCCCTCGATCACATCACGAGAAGCCCGTTGCTGACGCGGTCGCTGCTGGAGGAGGCGCTGAAGATAAACCTGAAACAAGCTCCGACCGTAGTGGCCTACCATCCCGTCACCCTATTACAGAACACTACCGAAGAGGCGGATGCGCTCTTCGCAGCACTCGCACAGATCAAAGGGCAGATCATCTTCTGCTATCCCAACGCAGACGCGGGCAGCCACAGCCTCATGCAACGCACCCATGAATTTATCCGGCAGCACACCGATGCGCACGTCTTCGTAAACCTCGGCGCTGTAACTTATTGGAGCCTCCTGAAGCAGGCTGGTCTGCTGCTCGGCAACTCCAGCAGCGGCATCATGGAGGCGGCGTCGTTCGCGCTGCCCGTGGTCAACGTTGGCCTGCGTCAGTATGGCCGCGAGCGAGCACCTAACGTGCTCGACGCTGATCCCAACGTCGATTCCATCCTCAGGAAGATCGAGACAGCGCATAGCGCTGCTTTCCGCGAATCGCTGCGCGGCATGGCGAACCCCTATGGTGACGGCCACGCCGCCGAGCGAATCGTGCGGATCCTCACCACCGTGCCCCTCGAAGGTTTACTTCGCAAGCGAGCCACTTCCATCCAATCATGA
- a CDS encoding DegT/DnrJ/EryC1/StrS family aminotransferase, which yields MTIPLSSPDITQSEIEAVTAVLRTSRLSLGPQMEAFEDVLGEYVGVPHAIAVSSGTAGLHLCIKALGIGEGDEVIVPSFTFIAAANAIRYERAQPVFVDIDAESLNMSPSCIEQVITPKTRAILVVHTFGRPAEMAAIMDIASRHHLLVIEDACEAIGATYQGRKAGSFGDAAVFAFYPNKQITTGEGGMVVTRQPELAMHIRALRNQGRYDSVDWLQHAEVGYNYRLSEINCALGLAQLKRIEPILQQRERVAREYQKALANISGLILPATDIPDIRISWFVYVVRLDDSFTEKDRDSIVATLTGVGIGCGRYFAPIHLQPSYAAWRNIASLPVTEAQASRTIALPFFNRITEDEIAQVRDTLRNALLQIQNK from the coding sequence ATGACGATTCCTCTCTCCTCGCCTGACATCACCCAATCCGAGATCGAAGCCGTCACCGCCGTCTTGCGCACCTCGCGGCTCAGTCTCGGGCCGCAGATGGAAGCGTTTGAAGATGTCCTCGGAGAGTATGTCGGTGTGCCTCACGCCATCGCTGTCAGCTCAGGTACGGCAGGACTGCACCTCTGCATAAAGGCACTTGGCATCGGCGAAGGCGACGAGGTAATCGTACCCTCTTTCACCTTCATCGCTGCCGCCAACGCCATTCGCTACGAACGTGCCCAGCCTGTCTTCGTCGACATCGATGCCGAGTCATTGAACATGTCCCCATCCTGCATCGAGCAGGTGATCACGCCAAAGACACGCGCTATTCTCGTCGTGCACACCTTCGGACGCCCCGCCGAGATGGCAGCCATCATGGACATCGCCAGCCGCCATCATCTTCTCGTCATAGAAGACGCCTGCGAAGCCATCGGCGCAACCTATCAGGGACGCAAGGCTGGCTCATTCGGCGACGCCGCAGTCTTCGCCTTCTACCCCAACAAGCAGATCACGACCGGGGAAGGTGGCATGGTCGTCACCCGGCAGCCAGAGTTGGCAATGCACATCCGCGCACTACGTAACCAGGGCCGCTACGACAGCGTGGACTGGCTGCAACATGCTGAAGTCGGCTATAACTATCGTCTCTCCGAGATCAACTGCGCTCTCGGCCTCGCGCAGTTGAAGCGCATCGAGCCCATCCTGCAACAGCGGGAAAGAGTAGCCCGGGAATATCAAAAGGCACTCGCAAACATAAGCGGCCTCATCCTGCCCGCGACCGACATTCCCGACATACGTATCAGTTGGTTCGTGTATGTCGTCCGTCTTGACGACTCATTCACAGAAAAAGACCGCGATAGCATTGTCGCTACTCTAACCGGCGTAGGCATCGGCTGCGGACGTTACTTTGCTCCCATCCATCTACAACCGAGCTACGCCGCATGGCGCAATATTGCTTCCCTTCCTGTAACCGAAGCACAAGCCAGCCGCACCATCGCCCTTCCCTTCTTCAATCGCATCACCGAAGATGAAATTGCACAGGTCCGCGATACCCTGCGCAATGCACTACTTCAGATACAAAATAAATAA
- a CDS encoding glycosyltransferase: protein MEAELTIVIPAKNEVKMLPKLLKSLCRQDYENMARTRVIIADAGSTDGTAAAALGFRDQLNVEVIPGGLPSVGRNAGARLATTRFVLFLDADVELPEPTLLRRALAKMRRGELHLATTNIACRHGGFFDDALYMGNNLMQRASSFVSPFATGMFMLFDREAFWRLGSFNERALFAEDYLLSKGVARQRFGIVRGKVLTTNRRFKKLGHGRMVWMFFKTMLHSWDDGYFLQDQGYWEEAEA from the coding sequence ATGGAAGCTGAGTTGACGATTGTGATTCCTGCGAAGAACGAAGTGAAGATGCTGCCGAAACTGCTGAAGTCGCTTTGCAGGCAGGACTATGAAAACATGGCTCGGACCAGGGTAATTATCGCGGATGCGGGGTCGACCGACGGGACGGCGGCGGCGGCGCTGGGATTTCGCGATCAGTTGAATGTCGAGGTGATTCCGGGAGGATTGCCTTCGGTGGGGAGGAACGCGGGAGCACGGCTGGCGACGACGAGGTTCGTGTTGTTTCTGGACGCGGATGTGGAGCTGCCGGAGCCGACGCTACTGCGGCGGGCGCTGGCGAAGATGCGGCGAGGGGAGCTGCATCTGGCTACGACGAATATAGCGTGCAGGCATGGCGGGTTTTTCGACGATGCACTGTATATGGGAAATAATCTGATGCAGCGGGCGAGTTCGTTCGTGAGCCCTTTTGCTACGGGGATGTTTATGCTGTTTGACCGCGAAGCATTCTGGCGGCTGGGTAGCTTCAATGAGCGGGCGCTGTTTGCGGAGGACTATCTGCTGTCGAAGGGGGTGGCGCGGCAGCGGTTCGGGATCGTGCGGGGTAAGGTGTTGACGACCAACCGGCGGTTCAAGAAGCTTGGGCACGGGCGGATGGTCTGGATGTTCTTCAAGACGATGCTGCATAGCTGGGACGATGGATATTTCTTGCAGGATCAGGGATATTGGGAAGAGGCTGAGGCTTAG